Sequence from the Acidimicrobiales bacterium genome:
GAGACGATGACGAAGACCCAGGCCCCGAACGGGTCGAAACGGGCGGCATCGGCCACGTCGGTCGGTGACGGATAGGCCGTCGTATGGGTGTGGCTGTGCATCACCCCGAGTACCGCCCGACCCTCGGAGTCGACCGCCGCCTCCACGTCGAGCATCTCGCGACCGTCCAGGACGTAGAGCTTCCACGCCTCGTCAGGGTCGGCCGTGTTGGCCATCGGGTGGTAGCCGTCGACGTGCAGGCCACCCTTGGCACCGCTGAACAGGCCGCAGGCCTCGTTGGGCGTCTCGGTCAGGGCACGGTCCAGCATCGCCCGGTACACGT
This genomic interval carries:
- a CDS encoding M67 family metallopeptidase, giving the protein MGETVTMTVDVYRAMLDRALTETPNEACGLFSGAKGGLHVDGYHPMANTADPDEAWKLYVLDGREMLDVEAAVDSEGRAVLGVMHSHTHTTAYPSPTDVADAARFDPFGAWVFVIVSLKHPDPVLRAYRILDGDITEVPVVVDGG